The sequence TCAATTTCCTTATCCAAAGTATTTAGCAGTATTGAAAAAGTATGTTTATAATTCACCGGTTTGGCAGAACAAGACTAAAGAAGTTGCGCCTGATTTTGCAAAGTGGCAAAAAATATTAGGCAATAAAATATCTGGTTTAGATGATATCTTAGTAATAGGTGATGTTTTGATTGTTGCTAAAGCTCATGATAAACCACTACCAAAAGGCCTATCTCAAGATGATGCTAATAAAATAATTGCTCTAACAAGTTGGGGCTTAGCAGATCAGTTTAAATCGCAGAAAGTTTCTTATATCATGGGTGGTAAGATTACTAATAGAATAATTAGTGATCTTGATAAAGCTGCTGTAGGTAAATCAAAATATAAGATGACTTATTATTCAGGTCATGATTTAACGTTACTTGAGATTATGGGAACTTTAGGAGTACCTTTAGAAAAAGCTCCAGGTTATGCAAGTAATTTGCAGTTTGAGCTATACAAAGATGGTAGCAACTACACAGTTAAGCTTAGATATGATGGTAAGTATGTTAGATTACCAATTATGAATAAAGATGACAGCTTTACTTTAGTAGCATTAGAAGAGTATATGCAGAGTATCAATAAGAAGTTTGAAAAATATAACTAATTTCATAAATATGTGTCATTCTACGACTTGATCGTAGAATCTATTTAAAGTTTTAGCTTAATATTATAGATCCTATGGTCACACTTCGACTCCGCTCAGTGGCCTTGTAAGATAATAGCTTGCTTTTATACTATAAGTTTTATTCTCTTATATAAGTTTTATAATATTGAAAAGTCATTCCCTCCGCTTTTCTATAGTCTGGAATACTATCTCTTGACTGACTATCAATTAATCCAAGATTTATCCTTGGATAAAAGTTTCTGCTTAACTCTTCTTGAGAGACATTAAACGGTGGTGTCTGAGACTCTTTGTCATGCTCCATTACTAGGAGTAATATTTGTGTTTTATCTGAGCATGTCTCTTGCATCATCTTTGCATATTTTTCTCTTAACTCAGGAGGTAAGGCAATATACGCACCTCTATCATACCAAATATCAAAACTAGGTAAATTTTTAGCTATTTTAGGCAAATTGAAAATATCAGATACATATATTACAACATTATCACTTTTATAATATTTATAGTCTTTCTCTTCGATAACTTCATATTTGATGTGATTTTCAGTAAAAAACGAAATAACTGCTTTTTCTGATAACTCAACACCTACCACTTTAACTCCCTTTGAGAGGAAAAATAATATATCTATACTTTTGCCACACATTGGCATAAAACAAGTCGATGAGCTAGTTACTTGAAGCTTAGAAAAATGCTTAACTAAAAACTCATTAGGAGATTCTTGACAGAAGTTTTCTACATCATTATTTTGCCATCTATCTAGCCAGTATTGGTTGTTGTTTGTTTCTATTTTGTCCATTCTCTTATGATTTGAAATTATTAGCTAATTAGACATGTTAACATGGATATAAAGTAAATATTAGTTTTAAACCTGGTGATTTAGAGTACGGTTTATTATAATTTTCTAAGATTTATAAAGGAGGGAAAAATGCAAAACCAAAGCTTACTTATCAAAAATGCTACAGTTGTAAATGAGGGAAAAACTTTTAAGTCAGATGTCTTAGTTGAGAATGGCAAGATAGCTCAAGTTGCTGCAAATATAAATAAAGCAGCAGATAAAATTATTGATGCGACAGGCCTTCATCTACTGCCAGGGATGATAGATGATCAGGTGCATTTTAGAGAGCCTGGACTTATGCATAAAGGAGATATCGAGTCAGAATCTCGCGCTGCGGTGATGGGTGGTATCACATCATATATGGAGATGCCAAATGTAAATCCAGCTACTACAGTAGTTGAGCGCCTCGATGAGAAAAAAGAGCGTGCTGCAGCTAGGTCACATGCAAACTATGCTTTTTATCTAGGTGCGACAAATGATAATGTCGAGGAGTTAAAACGTCTAAAACCAAACGATGCTTGTGCTATCAAAATCTTTATGGGGGCTTCAACTGGTAATATGCTGGTAAACAACCCTGAGACTTTAGAAGGTTTCTTCAAAGATAGTCCGCTACTTATTGTGACGCATTGCGAAGATACGCCAATGATTACAGAACTTGAAAACAAAGCACGTGAAAAATATGGTGAAGATGTGCCAATGGATTTACATCCAGAGATTCGCTCACGTGAAGCTTGTTTTAAATCATCTGAGCTTGCAGTAGGTTTAGCAAAGAAATATAACTCAAGATTACATGTATTACATCTAACTACAGCAGAAGAGATGGTACATTTTGATAATACTATTCCATTAGAGGAAAAGCGTATCACAGCAGAGGTTTGTGCTCATCATTTATTCTTCTCACGTAAAGATTATGCTGATAAAGGCGCGCGTATTAAGTGTAATCCAGCGGTTAAAGAAGAAAGTGACCGTTTGAAGCTTCTAGAATGTGTGGCCAATGATACTATTGATGTGATCGCAACAGACCACGCACCACATACTTGGGAAGAGAAACAAGGTACTTACTTTAAAGCGCCAGCTGGTTTACCACTTGTCGAGCAGGCTCTTATCTCAGTATTAGAGCATTATCATAAAGGTTTCTTAACTTTAGAGCAAGTCGTGCAAAAGACAGCCCATGCTCCAGCTATAGTTTATAAAGTAAAAGATCGTGGCTTTATCCGTGAGGGTTACATGGCAGATTTAGTACTGGTAGATCTTAATGATCCGCATACTGTGACAGATGAATGTTGTCACTATAAGTGTGGTTGGACTCCGTTTAACAATGTTACTTTCCAATCAAAAGTTCAGACAACTATTATTAATGGGGTAGTGAAGTATCATAAAGGTAAGGTTGTTAGTGATCAAAGAGGGCAGTGCTTAGAGTTTAATCATGAGTTTTGACCTGATATAAAAAGAGTTTTCTTATATGACTAAATTTTTAATAGTTTTTATTACAGCGTTTTTTACTTACATAATTACTTCTTTAAAGATTAAAACAGATTATAAATATATTCGTGAACAAAAATGGTTAGATAAAGAACTGGAAACAATAGAGTCTTTATGGACAACGCTATCAGAAACTAAAACTAAAGTTATTAGATGTAAGTTACATTTAGAACAATTATTGTTTAAGTTAAGTGCTGAAGAGAAAAAGGAATATATACAAGAAGTTAATAAATTATTTATACGACAACAAGGGAATATTTATAATCTTGAATCTAATAGTTGTGAGCTTATTGCTTATATAGATGCTTATAACTCCTCTGCCGAACTTTATGATGCTTTAGATAAAAAATTAGTTTTTTTAAGGCCGTCTTTACAAACGTTATTTGCAAAAATTGAACAAAAAATTACTTTAATCATTGCATCTCAACAAGATATTATAAATTGTGACTTACCTGCTCTTGAAGAAGATATAAGTAGGCTAGAAAATGCTATAGATGAATTAAAGATAGATTTAACAAAGGTTATTCATCCTAGACAACCAAATACTTTTAAAAAGCAGATATATGCTGTTAAAAGAAGGCTTATAGAATATCTTGAATGTAATAAATCATAATATTTCGCCACTTACTACGTAAGTTTTAGCGACATACTTTTTTCATGGCAGAAAAAGTATGCAAAACTGCCTAGCACTACGCTAACGTAGCCTAAAATATCTACTATGTTTAAAAGTAGTACTTGATCAAAATAGCTTATTAATAAGCTATTTGCTAGATTCCGTGGTCAAGCCTGACGGAATGACGTACTACTTTTATATAGTTTTATTTCGAGTCATTTATTTTTGAGACTACTAACCCTAATGTGTAGAAATTCCCCTTCATGGTCACTGAGCGGAGTCGAAGTGTGATGGGGTGGATTGCGAAGCAAAACGGGATAATATTTAATCTGCTAGACTTCAAATATATTGGTGTTTTTATAAAATATGTTACTCTACTAGCAATGATATTTTTATCTCTGAAATGGATACTCAATGCAAGGTGGCAATTTTAAGAAATTCATTATAGTGCTTTTTGCATTTTTATGTTTTTCTACGCCGTTAGAAGCGATCACCAAACAAGAGGCTATGCAGAAATATTTAGAGTATAAAAAGCTTGCTGAGAAATATAAAAAATTAGCAGAGCAATCAGATGATACAGCCAAAGAAGAACAAGATAAAACAACTTCTACAACTAAAGATAATGTAGCAGATAAAACAGAGGCTAAAAAGGCCACTCAAACCACTCCAAAAGATAACACAGAAAAGAAAGAGGAAGCATCTTCTAAACCTAAGCAAGAAGCCTTAAAAGATGATAAAAAAGACACTAGTCCTTGGAAAGGTACATCTATCGGTTTAGGTGGAAGTATTGTTACAGGTAATAGTGCTACTACAAACTTAAATGTTGGAATAAATATTAATTATAATCCAACAGAGCAGTGGCAAAATAATTTACTCTTTAATTACTTATATAGCCATGATGATACAGTTTCTGATAAATCAGGGGTTAGAGTAAATAGGGCTCAGCTAAGCGCGAAAAGCTCATGGGATTATGATAAGAGAAATGGGGTATACGGTAATTTAAATGTACTACGTGATGAGTTAGATGTATTTAATTATGTCTTTATGGAATCTGCAGGTTATAAGAGAATTTTGTATAAAAATGATAATATGTCATTAAATGTAACAGCAGGACCAAGCTTAACACAAAGCCAACTTAACAGCACTGGTCAATTTACTAATGGTTTTGGTGCACAATCAGGTGTGCAATATGTATGGAACTTTACGAAAGATTCAAGTTTTAAAGAAGACTTTATAGTTAACTATGCTTATCAAAATAATAATACGGTCAATCCTAATGTATTTATCTATCAGAGTAATACTATATTATCCGCTAAATTATATAAAAACTTGAGTCTCCAGCTTCAGTTCCAACTAAATGGTACTAATGTAAGTCAACCAGGTAAGCTACCGATAACAACGATTACAACAACTGCACTAGCATATGAAATATAAAGGAGATAAATCCAGTACGAGGTTCTTATATGTAGTTAACTATACCTTAGTTATACGCACCAGCAGAATAGTGTAATTCATAACTATGGCTATAGATTTCTAAGATATTTCCAAATGGGTCTTCCATATAGATCATTCTATATGGTTTTTCACCAGGATAATAAAATCTAGGTTTAGCCATTCTACGTTTACCACCAGCATCAACTATTTTTTGAGCTAATCCTTCAACATCAGGATCTTGGACACAGAAGTGGAAAATACCTGTTTTCCAGTATTCAAAGTTATTCTTTGGATTTTCTTGGTTTTTAAACTCAAACAGCTCAACCCCAATACGATCACCAGTAGATAAATGAGCGATTCTAAATGATCCCCAGCCTGCGCCAAAAACATCAGTACACATTTCTCCAATAGCGCTGTCATCTTCAATGATTTCGGTAGGTTTCATAATCGTATACCAGCCTAAAACTTCAGTATAAAATTTAACAGCTGCCTCAAGATCTGGTACAGATATTCCAATGTGTGAGAAATTTCTTGGGTATGTGTTTTGCATTGTTTCTTCCTTTTTTAATTAGAGTCTTTAATTTATGTGATGATTATATTGTTTAAGTGTTATAATGTAAAATTATTAAAAATAATAGTTTTGATTATAAAAAATGATTAATAGTAAGTTTCTCAATACTTTCCTAAAGTTAGTTGAGGTTGGTCACTATACAAAGACTGCGAAGCTTCTAAATATGACTCAATCAGGAGTTAGCCAACATATAGACAAGCTCGAGCAAAGTATCGGCAAAACAATCATAAATAATACTGGTAAAAAGTTTGAGTTAACCCAAGCAGGGCATTTGCTTTATAAATATGCTGTAGATATAAGAGATAGAGAACAAGAGTTAGTATCAGAAATAGGGCATGACTATCCTTATGAAGGAGAGTGTAAATTTGGCTGCTCTGGAAGCATTTTAATACAGATATATAAGCCTTTTCTTGAGTACCAAACTAAACATCAAGATCTTAAGATATCACTAGAGTCTATACCAAACAAGAAAATTATAGATATGCTTAGTTCTAATGATATTGATATTGGTATAGTGACAAATAAACAAGACTCAGAACAGTTCACACAATTAAAGGTGGGTGTCCAAGAACTTGTAGTAGTGATCTCAAAAAGACAACAAGAGAAATCTTTAGAAGACATTATAAATACAGGATTTATTAATCATCCAGATGGGTTATATTACCTTGAGAAAATATTTAAAAATAACAACAAATCTCATAGTAGTTTAAAAGGTGTTAGAGAGACTGGTTATGTTAATCAGTTAAGTCAGATTTTATTACCGGTGTCTCTAGGTCTAGGCTTTACGATATTGCCTAGATTTACAGTAGAGAACTCAGAATATTCTGATAAGTTGAAAATTCTAGATTTAGAAGTTCCGACATATGAGAGCATATATGTTTTATATAAAAAATATAAAGATCTACCTGTTCGATACACTTGGTTTTTAGATCATTTGAAGAGTTTTTTGAAAAAATAATGGGTTATTCTAAACTATATTTGAATGAAGGGAGAAGAAAAGTAACTCCTAAATATTGAAAAGTACACTTTAAAGGAGTACTATATGGGTATAAATAAACTTTAAAAGTCTTATGAATACTAGAAAGGTTGAGATAAATAGTAAAGCTATTAAAGATATTAAACGTTTACCAAAACATATAGTAATCAACCTTAGAACATGGATAGCTACTGTTAGTAAGATTGGTTTGCTTCAAACAAGAAAATTAAAAGGCTACCATGATGAGCCTTTACATGGAGACAGAAAAGGGCAACGTTCAGTAAGGTTAAATAAAGCATATAGAGCAATTTATAAACAACATGATAATGGAAATATAGAATTAAACTATATTGAAGTCATAGAAGTTAATAAACACAAGTATTAAGGAGCTTATTATGAGTAAAGAAGCTTTAAATATATTAGATGATGTCTTGGGGGGTAAGCCTACATTTGGCGAAACTATAGCATCTTTACGTAAGTGTGGGGAGTTGACTCAGGTTGAGCTAGCCAAAAAATTAGGAGTATCTAAACAGTACTTATGTGATATAGAAAATAATAGAAAATCTGTAAGCGTAGATAAAGCTATAAAAATAGCTCAAGCTTTAGGGCAATCTAAAAGATTACTTGTAGAGTTGGCATTACAAGAAATGTTAAATAAGAATCATTTAAACTATTCAATATCACTGGCTTAATTTAATTTGATTAAAGCTAGAAAATATTCTAAGAAAATTATTTAATATACTTATTAAACCAAGCTATTTGTTTAGTAAGTATTTGCTGCAAGGGCTCACCTTCATAGCATTCATAGTGACTAACACCTTCTAGAACCATAAGCTCTTTAGGATCATTAGCTTTTTCATATAGGATATGAGACTCTTCTACAGGGTTTACAGAATCTGTATCTGAAGCAACTATTAATACAGGTATCTTTAAATCGCCTATATAGTTTTCAGGTTTGTGTGAGATAGTTTCATTAACTGTAAGGAATGGAATCTTAATATCAAAAGCATCATACTCTTTACTATATCTTTCATAGAAACCTAAAGATTGCTCATCTGTTAGAACCTTATGTAAAGGAACCATCATTTCCTTACCAGTTTTTTCTTTTTTAGCTAACATTTTATCGATCATTCCAAAGAACTTTTCTTTCTCTTCAGTAGACATCTCGCCTGTGATTACTCTTTCACCATTAGCAAAAGTTAGCTGTACAGATAGACATTTAACTAGATCATTTTGAGCTGCTGCAGTGATAGCATTTGCGCCACCATATGAAGTTCCCCATAGTCCGATCTTACTAGAGTCAACGAAGTCTAAGCTAGTAACATAGTCTATCGCTGAGTTGATATCTTCTATTTGTAATTTTGGTACTAATCTACCTCTTTCACCTTCACTCTCACCAAATCCTCTATAATCAAAGTTAAGAACTATATATCCTGCTTTAGCAAAAGCTTCAGCGTATGCTGGAAGTAGTACTTCTTTAAAACCAGCAAAACCATGACAAAGAACTATTGCTGGGTATTTGTTATTTTCGTTAAAGTTTTCAGGCTTGTATAGTAAAGCCGCGATATTTGAACCGTGAGATTTAAAACTTACTTTTTCCATATTCTTATCTATAAATTTGAGTTTTTGTATTTGATTTATTCTATCAGAAATTAAAAAGATGTACTTAGATTAGTAAATATTATTTTAATTTATTTTGAAAAATTAGATATATTAAGAAATTCTCATGATGAGATTGGTTATTTAATAGGTATCATAACTTCATTAGTGCGTAAGAATGGTATAGTCCAAGGTGGGTTATATCCCGCTGCTTCTGGTTGACCAGTGACTTGATAGTTATTAGATTTTATCCATGCTTTAAGCTTTTCGGTATTAGAATCTATAGAATCTTTGTCTAAGAATCCACTAAATGTAATGACAGCCATTTTTGTTTCAGGTTTTTCAACAAGCTTTACTCTGTTATTAGTTGGTTTTGGTGCGTTTTCTAGAGTATATTTAGCAGGTAATACAAAAGCTATAGTCCATATCTTATCATCGCCTTTTATCATAACAGGTGCTGTCATTTCTATATTTTGTGATGTTTGTTCTATTTTAACAGGTGCTGTCATTTGAATATCTTTCTTAGATATATTTGCTCCTGTTATATACTTAAACAGATAACCAAAGCCTCTATTTACAGCTGACTTATAATTTGGATCTTCTACTGTTACTTGAGCCTCTGTGAGAGGGGCATAAACTCTAACAGAGTAGTCCTTGTCTTTTTTAATATTTGTATATTTAGCTTGAGGAGTATCATTTATACCTAAAACACTACAAGATGATAATGCTAGAGCTGAGATTATTGAGAAAGATTTTTTTAACATATCTAGTACTCCTAGTTTTGTTGTAAAAGATATTTATAATAGTAATTATAGATCACAATATAGTATTACACAGTTAAAATTTTGTAAGGTTTAGTTTTTAGTAGTTACAAACATCACTAAAAATATATAAGGGATAAAAAATGAAAAGGTTGATTAAAGTACTAGTATTGTTTTCTATGCTACTAGGAGTTTGTTATGCTGGAGTTAATAAGCCACTTAATCTTTTGGTACAAAGAGCAGAACTAATGAAAGGTGTTGGGATATGTAAATCAAAGATTAAAGGATCTATTTACGATGCTAGTCAAGAGGTGCGTGTGCTACAAAATGCTGAAAAATTAGCAAAGCAAAATAAGCTAGAAAAGAATTCATTTTTAATATTTATTCAATTACAAATGGATTTATCAAAGCAGATAGAAAATTATTATCTAAATAACGCGACAAAACAGC is a genomic window of Francisella sp. LA112445 containing:
- a CDS encoding thiopurine S-methyltransferase (catalyzes the S-adenosylmethionine-dependent transmethylation of thiopurine compounds; may be involved in selenium cycling by forming dimethylselenide and/or dimethyldiselenide), translating into MDKIETNNNQYWLDRWQNNDVENFCQESPNEFLVKHFSKLQVTSSSTCFMPMCGKSIDILFFLSKGVKVVGVELSEKAVISFFTENHIKYEVIEEKDYKYYKSDNVVIYVSDIFNLPKIAKNLPSFDIWYDRGAYIALPPELREKYAKMMQETCSDKTQILLLVMEHDKESQTPPFNVSQEELSRNFYPRINLGLIDSQSRDSIPDYRKAEGMTFQYYKTYIRE
- a CDS encoding dihydroorotase — protein: MQNQSLLIKNATVVNEGKTFKSDVLVENGKIAQVAANINKAADKIIDATGLHLLPGMIDDQVHFREPGLMHKGDIESESRAAVMGGITSYMEMPNVNPATTVVERLDEKKERAAARSHANYAFYLGATNDNVEELKRLKPNDACAIKIFMGASTGNMLVNNPETLEGFFKDSPLLIVTHCEDTPMITELENKAREKYGEDVPMDLHPEIRSREACFKSSELAVGLAKKYNSRLHVLHLTTAEEMVHFDNTIPLEEKRITAEVCAHHLFFSRKDYADKGARIKCNPAVKEESDRLKLLECVANDTIDVIATDHAPHTWEEKQGTYFKAPAGLPLVEQALISVLEHYHKGFLTLEQVVQKTAHAPAIVYKVKDRGFIREGYMADLVLVDLNDPHTVTDECCHYKCGWTPFNNVTFQSKVQTTIINGVVKYHKGKVVSDQRGQCLEFNHEF
- a CDS encoding DUF481 domain-containing protein, translated to MQGGNFKKFIIVLFAFLCFSTPLEAITKQEAMQKYLEYKKLAEKYKKLAEQSDDTAKEEQDKTTSTTKDNVADKTEAKKATQTTPKDNTEKKEEASSKPKQEALKDDKKDTSPWKGTSIGLGGSIVTGNSATTNLNVGININYNPTEQWQNNLLFNYLYSHDDTVSDKSGVRVNRAQLSAKSSWDYDKRNGVYGNLNVLRDELDVFNYVFMESAGYKRILYKNDNMSLNVTAGPSLTQSQLNSTGQFTNGFGAQSGVQYVWNFTKDSSFKEDFIVNYAYQNNNTVNPNVFIYQSNTILSAKLYKNLSLQLQFQLNGTNVSQPGKLPITTITTTALAYEI
- a CDS encoding lactoylglutathione lyase family protein — its product is MQNTYPRNFSHIGISVPDLEAAVKFYTEVLGWYTIMKPTEIIEDDSAIGEMCTDVFGAGWGSFRIAHLSTGDRIGVELFEFKNQENPKNNFEYWKTGIFHFCVQDPDVEGLAQKIVDAGGKRRMAKPRFYYPGEKPYRMIYMEDPFGNILEIYSHSYELHYSAGAYN
- a CDS encoding LysR family transcriptional regulator translates to MINSKFLNTFLKLVEVGHYTKTAKLLNMTQSGVSQHIDKLEQSIGKTIINNTGKKFELTQAGHLLYKYAVDIRDREQELVSEIGHDYPYEGECKFGCSGSILIQIYKPFLEYQTKHQDLKISLESIPNKKIIDMLSSNDIDIGIVTNKQDSEQFTQLKVGVQELVVVISKRQQEKSLEDIINTGFINHPDGLYYLEKIFKNNNKSHSSLKGVRETGYVNQLSQILLPVSLGLGFTILPRFTVENSEYSDKLKILDLEVPTYESIYVLYKKYKDLPVRYTWFLDHLKSFLKK
- a CDS encoding type II toxin-antitoxin system mRNA interferase toxin, RelE/StbE family; protein product: MNTRKVEINSKAIKDIKRLPKHIVINLRTWIATVSKIGLLQTRKLKGYHDEPLHGDRKGQRSVRLNKAYRAIYKQHDNGNIELNYIEVIEVNKHKY
- a CDS encoding helix-turn-helix transcriptional regulator, with translation MSKEALNILDDVLGGKPTFGETIASLRKCGELTQVELAKKLGVSKQYLCDIENNRKSVSVDKAIKIAQALGQSKRLLVELALQEMLNKNHLNYSISLA
- a CDS encoding alpha/beta fold hydrolase codes for the protein MEKVSFKSHGSNIAALLYKPENFNENNKYPAIVLCHGFAGFKEVLLPAYAEAFAKAGYIVLNFDYRGFGESEGERGRLVPKLQIEDINSAIDYVTSLDFVDSSKIGLWGTSYGGANAITAAAQNDLVKCLSVQLTFANGERVITGEMSTEEKEKFFGMIDKMLAKKEKTGKEMMVPLHKVLTDEQSLGFYERYSKEYDAFDIKIPFLTVNETISHKPENYIGDLKIPVLIVASDTDSVNPVEESHILYEKANDPKELMVLEGVSHYECYEGEPLQQILTKQIAWFNKYIK
- a CDS encoding heme-binding protein, translated to MLKKSFSIISALALSSCSVLGINDTPQAKYTNIKKDKDYSVRVYAPLTEAQVTVEDPNYKSAVNRGFGYLFKYITGANISKKDIQMTAPVKIEQTSQNIEMTAPVMIKGDDKIWTIAFVLPAKYTLENAPKPTNNRVKLVEKPETKMAVITFSGFLDKDSIDSNTEKLKAWIKSNNYQVTGQPEAAGYNPPWTIPFLRTNEVMIPIK
- a CDS encoding chorismate mutase, whose amino-acid sequence is MKRLIKVLVLFSMLLGVCYAGVNKPLNLLVQRAELMKGVGICKSKIKGSIYDASQEVRVLQNAEKLAKQNKLEKNSFLIFIQLQMDLSKQIENYYLNNATKQQLEQQGSDCLTNYRDKIKKVDEQLYPAISKNITSIHKNKNLESQLKKLVKKQDLKGIPQDPKYLGLIANSLQNIKKTN